The sequence TGTTGGCGTGCTGGAGCACGTCCGCGGCCTTGCCGTCCAGCACCGGGCTCAGGACGATGCCGAAGCTGGCCGTGGTCTGGACCTCGTTGCCGTTGAAGCGGAAGGGCTCGGACAGGCGCATGCGCACCCGCTTGATGATCCGGATGGCTTCTCCGGGGCTGGACAACTCGTCCAGAAGCAGGACGAACTCGTCGCCGCCGAACCGTGAGACCGTGTCCAGGAGGCGCATCTCGCCGGTCAGGCGGATGGCGGTCTCGGTCAGGACCATGTCGCCGAAGCGGTGCCCCAGCGAGTCGTTGATGATCTTGAAGCGGTCGAGGTCCAGAAAGACGACCGCGAAGAAATAGTTCTCCCGCCGCTTGGCCCGGCGCATGGCCTGGCTCAATCGGTCCAGACACAGGGTGCGGTTGGCCAGGTTGGTCAGGGGATCGTGCAGGGCCTGGTGGCGGAGTTGCTCTTCCATGGCCTTGCGGTCCGTGATGTCGCGGAAGCTCAGCCGCATGCCCAGCGGCTTGCCGCCGATGCCGGACACGGCCCGGCCGACCACCCCGAGCCAGCGGGTCTTGCCGTCGGGGGTCATGATGCGGAAGTCCAGGGAATCGCCCCGGTCGGAGTCGGCCTCCACCAGATAGGCGTCCCAGGCATCCTGGTCGTGGGGGATGATGATTTCGCGTATCAGGTCGGGGTCTTCGAAGAAGCGCTCGGGCGGATGCCCGGTGATCCGCAGGCAGGCCGGAGAGCAGTAGTTCACGATGCCGTCCGTGCCGACCCAGACCTCCCAGTCATAGCCGAAGTCCGCGATGGTCCGGTAGCGTTCCTCGCTCTCCTGGAGCACGCGCACCAGCTTCTCCCGTTGGCTTTGGATCTGGGCTTTTTTCTTTTCGGAAATTCCGGTCTGACGGATGACGTACAGGGAGAGCAGGGCGCTCAGCAGCAGGATGCCCAGGAAGATCAGGGCCACGTGGTTGCGGTACACGCTGATCCTCGCATGCACGTCGTCCGTGTAGAGCCCGGTGCCAACGATCCAGCCCCAGGGGGCGAACAGGCGTACATGGGATAGCTTATGGGCGATTTGCTCGGGCCGGTCATGCCACTGCCAGTAATAGTCCACGAAGGCGTCATGGCTCTTCTTGGCAGCGCGCAGGAACTCCATGAAGACCCGCTTGCCTTCCTTGTCCCGGTAGTCGGTCAGGTCCTGGCCGTTCAGGTCCGGGCGGTAGGGATGCATGACCATGCGCGGGGTCATGTCGGTGATCCAGAAATAGTCCTTGGCGTCAGGGCCGTAGCGCGTCTCCTTGACGAATTCCGCGCCCAGCTCCTTGGCGTACTCCAGGGTGATCTCGCCCCGCTTGGCCATATTGTTCAGATGGACGAGCGTGCCGGTCACGGTGTCCGTGATCTCGACGACCTTTTCCTTTTGGGATTCGAGCAGGGCCTGCTCGATGGACGGCAGCAGGTACAGGAAGATGGAACCGGCAAAGAGCAGCAGCATCAGCGCCGAGGGCAGCAGGACCCTGGTGGGGGCGTATTTGAGGTAGTGCGCGGTCTTTTCCTGGGCCATGTTCACGGGCCGTCCTGTTCAGAGTGTCTGGAAATAGCACTCTCCATATAGCGTAGAACCGGATAAAAAGGAAACCTGTTAAACCGGATGTTTTCGCATGGCCCGGACGGCCGGTCGGATCAGAAGGGAAGAAGCTGGGCGCGGACCACGGAGACCTGGTTCCTGCCGCAGTTCTTGGCTGCGGCCAGCCCCGCCTGGAGGCGTTGCAGGAAACTCTCCATCGTGTCCTCTTCCCCGGCCTGGGCCACGCCCAGGGAGAGGAAGACGCGGATTTTGCCGCCGAAGATCTTGTGCCCGACGAGTGTCCGCAGTTTTTCGGCCACTATGGCCGCCCGGTCGACGTCGGTGTGCGGGCAGAGGATGATGAACTTGCCGCCGTGCCAGCGGAACAGGAAATCGTTGGTTCGGAGCTTGTCGTTCAGGTAATGGGCCAGGTTGGCCAGGAGGCGGTCTCCGGCCGAGTAACCGTGGGCCTGGTTGATGGCCCGGAAGCCGTCCAGGTCGAGCATGATTCCGGACAGGTCCAGGCCGTAGCGCCGGACATTGCTCAGCTCATGCGTCACGACCTCCTCGAACTTGCCGCGGTTATAGGCCTGGGTCAGGGCATCCATGACCGTCAGCCGTTCCAGTTGTTCGGCCAGTTCGTCGGCCCGGGCCGCGTTCATGCCCATGCGGGTCAGAATCTTTTTGTAAACGAGCAGCCCCTGGGCCGCGAGGACGAAGAATCCGGCCACCATGCACAGATAGGCCAGCTGCATGAGCCGGGAGTGGTCGCCTTCCGGGTGCAGGCGCAGGGTGTAGACCATGCCGAAGCAGACGCACAATAGGGCGGCCAGGGCCAAAATGCTCGCGGCGTACAGCGCCTTGTAGCGCGCTTTCGGTGTGTTGGGAGCGGTTCGGTCCATGGTCATGACGGTGGCGAGCCTATTTCAGGGCGCCCTCGAAGGTGTAGTAGAGGCTGCCGCTGTCCGCGTCGTTGTCGAAGTCTAGCTCGATGGAGAAGTCGGGCCACATCCAGCCGTAGCGGAATCCGATGCCGCGGCCTATGCCGTAGCGCTGCATGAGCATGTCCTTGAGAAAGAACTGATTGACCCTGCCCTTGTAGGCGATGCCCACGCGGTAGAGCTTGTCCTTCTTGAAGTAGTAGGCCACGGACGTGATCTCGGCCTTGCCGAAGGTCTTGGGCTCGTCGCGTTTGAAATAGGTGTCTTCGAAGCCCGGTTCCTGCACAGGAACAAGGGCCGGAGCGTCGGCAAGCGGAGTGCCCCAGGCCAGGCCGCGAAAGCCTGTGGGGTGGGCCGCCTGGACGTAGTCGGAGGCCATGGCCGGGAAGGCCGCGGCCGCCAGTACGATCAGTATTGTCAGGGCGCGCAGTGTTTTCATAGCCGGTATCTTCTCTCAGCAGTAGGGTATGGAAGCATCCAGACTGTGCGCATTGTACGGATTTACAGGTGAAAAGCAAGGAGGAGGGCGTCTATTCCATCGCATTGCGGCTGCTCCGCCGGGCTTCGCGCGCTCCGTTTTTTCAGGGGCCCGGGCGGATTGTCAGCCCGCGACCGGTTATGGTATCGAATGACATGCGAAGGAGACGCCCATGAAAAGACTGGCGGCATGTGTACTGGTCCTGGCCCTTTTCGCCTGCAGCGGTCCCGGCCCCGAAGCCAAACGGCTCGACGCGCTTGAGGCCGAGGTCAAGGCTCTGCGCAAGGAGGCCGGTGAACGCGACAAGGCGTTCCGCGCCGAGCTTGCCCGCGTCAGCGAGAATCTGGAAGGCATCCGTTCGCTGCTCGAAAAGAATGGCGCTCCCGGCAAGGACGCGGGGCAGGCCGACTCCAGCGGCGCTCCTACGGACGAGGAGCTGGACAACAAGGCCAAGTCCTTTGTGGACGAAAACCTGGACCGGCTCATGGAGCTGACCCGCAAACTCCTGGACAAGATGGAGTCCGAACTGGACGACAAGCCCCAGGCAACCGAGGAACCGCCCGCCACGGGCGATCAAATCTGATGGAGACATTTCGATGAAGACATATATGAAATGGCCGCTGTTGGCGGCCCTGCTTCTGGCCCTCTCCCTGGCCGCCGGCTGTGCCGGCGGAAACGCCATCAAACTGAAATACGCCCTGATTTCCACCGACACCCCGTGCGTGGGTGACATCACCGTCTTCCGTTTCGAGGACAAACGCCCCGTGACCACGCTGGGCAAGACAACGAACAACGAGAACATCACCGTTCTGTCCGATGTGGCCGAGTGGGCGGGCTGGGCCCTGTTCGACGAATTAGAGAACGCCGGGTGCAAGCCCAAATACCGGACCGCCATTACCGCGCCCGGCGACGAACTGGTTGTCACCGGTCAGGTCCTGGAGCTGACCCTGAACCAGACCGGCGTGACCACCTACAAGGGTCGGGTCTCGGTACGTATCGTGGTTTCGCGTGGCGATACGACGCTCCATGCCGAGAAGTACACCAGTGAGGTCGAGGATGTGGTCGTGCCCGGCTACTCTTCCGAATCCGACATCCTGGCCGAGGCCCTGCGCGGGGTCATGTACGAGGCTATTCCGGCCATTGCCCAGGCCGCCAGAAAGTAGCCAGGACGAACCTTTCCTCCGGTTAGCCGGACCCTCCAGCCCCTTTTTGAGGAGCGAATATGTTTGCCGACAAGGATATCTGCAAGCGCTGCGGCGCGTGCCAGGACGAGTGTCCCTTCGACCTCGTGGTCGAGGACCGCGAGGGCTTTCCCAAGCTGCGCCCAGCGGCCAAAAAGACGTGCATCAACTGTGGCCACTGTGTGGCTGTCTGCCCGGTTGGGGCCGTGACCCTGCCCGAGATGCCCGCCGTTACCTCCGGTCTCGCCCCCGACCAGTGCGGTTCCCTGGACCGTGACCTCAAGCTGACCCCGGCCCAGGCCGACCAGTTCCTGTCCGGGCGCCGCTCGGTTCGTTCCTACCGGGACAAGCCCGTGCCCGAAGAGGTGCTGACCCACCTCTTTTCCGTGGCCTCGTTCGCGCCCAGCGCCAAGAACGGTCAGCCCGCCCAGTGGATCGTCACCCGTACCCCCCAGGCTACCCGTAGGCTGGCCGGCATGACCGTGGAATACATGGCCACCAACTCGATCATGCCCGGCGTGGTCAAGAACTGGGCGCGCGGTGTGGACAAGATCCTGCACGGCGCTCCCCACGTGGCGGTGGCCCATGCCCCGGAGGATGGCTTCAACCCGGCCGAGGACTGCGCCCTGGCCGCCGCCTACCTCGAACTCTCGGCCCACGCCCACGGCCTGGGTGCCTGCTGGGCCGGGTTCCTCATGGAGGTGGCCGAAGGCTGCTGCAACATCAGAAGGGAGCTGGGCATTCCGGAAGGACACGGCGTTTATGCTGCTCTGATGTTGGGATATCCGAAGTACCGCTACAAAAGGATACCTTCGCGGAAAACCGTGGAAATCGACTGGTTGGAATAGGCCAAGCCTCTCCCGTGCAAGGGTGCAGAAGCGCCCGATTCGTTCCAGTTTTGGACGGTGCGTCCACCTTACAGAAAGGCAAGTGCCTCGTTCGACATGGCGTCGAGCGAGGCACTTGCCTTTCTCCATCCCCTCTTCGGGCACAAAAAAAGGCCCCGTATGGGGCCCTTACTTGCGCATTGGTACTCGCTAGATATCGAGTAGCGCGGCCTTGATGTTCTTGCGGCCGAACTCCTTGGCCCTCGATTCGTCCCACATGAAGATGTCGATGCGCTGGTGAAAGCGCTTGTTCATGAGGTCGTTGATTTCGAAGATGCCGAGGCCTTCGATGCGGACCTTGCGGCCGAAAACCCAGCCCTGGTCGAAGAGGTCGCGGGATACGGCGATGGTGCCGGAGCGGACCTTGCGCATGGAGGCGGCGATGAGCGGATCGTCGTCGCACTGGTCGGTGGAGGGGTTGTAGGCGGTCACGGTGACCGTACGTACCGGGGACATATTCTTGGCTTTCTGCAGGAGCCGGGCCTCCTCCACCATGATCTTGCGTGCTTCAGCGGTCTTTTGGACCAGCTCAAGGCGGTGGGTAAGGTCGTCGATCTTCTGCTGTTTGACGACCACAACCACGGCCATGATCACCAGGGCCGCACACAGGACCGGGGTGATGGTGTAGTTGAAGAGTATTCGCATATGGATTGCTTCCTTGTTGTTTAAGGTCCGAGGCATATAATTACCGCCCAAAACCTTGTCAACGCCTAAGTCTTTTCGATCACCCGCGCGCGAATTGAGTCCGTAATACCCCTAATTGTTTGATCAAATATGAGTATCGTTCCATCGATTCAAAAGATACGGCATGGGAGACACCAGGAAAAACAACCCTTTGCGTGAGGTTGTATTTCATCGATAAAAGTATTTCTTGATATAGATAAACAACTTAAATATAGTGCACTCGAATAAAGCCTGGGCGAATGTATTTTATCAAGGAAACAGATGGGTTCTACGACATTTAGAGTGCTTCCGGTGAACCGGGGTGAGGCCTGTCTTCTGACCTCCCGGCGCGGAGTGTATCTCTTTGACGGGGGCGGGTTGAGCGGTGGTCTGGCCCGGTTGCTCAGGGAGCGGCGGGTGGGGCGGTTGCGCGTTGCGGTGTGTACGGCTGCGACAATCGGCCGTCTTGGGGGGATTCTCGACCTCATGGATGGCGGTTACCCGGTGGGCGAATACTGGTTGCCGGAGGGGCTTCGGCAACTGGCCGCAGCGGCGGGGACGTTTCAGAAGGGAATCTACGACTGGCTGGCCGTGTGTGGTTGGTCGGCGCAAGATCGTTCGACCCTTGGTCTGCCGGGTTCCATGCCATCTGTAAGCGGTGATGGTCCATTGACCGTAGCCGCGCGGATGGCCCTTCTTGGTGCCGCAGCCTGTACAGGCTGTTTGCCCGACAAAACCGGGACGCTCACTCCCCTGGAGACATTTTCGGCAGTGGTTGAACTGCTTTTGCGGCAGGTCGCAGAAACGGGCGGTAGCGATCTTGTGCCGTTGTGTCTCGACGGGTTGGAGCGGGGAGCCGGATCGGACCCCGTGTCTCGGGCGATGCTTTGCGCGAGGCTTCTGGACCGAAAGGCCGAAGGGCTGTCCCCGTCGCGTTTCAGGGGAGCCCGTGAAGTGGCCGGGATCATGGCGCTGGCTGTGGGTGTCTGGGGCCTTCTGGCAAGGGACCGCTTCCGGGTGCGCTGGTTTCGACAGACCGGCCGCCTTGAGCAACACCTGGTTCCCCGTCATCCTGTGATGTGTCTGAACGGTGTTCCCGTTGCCGGGGAGTTCGGCCAACCCGGCAGGGCTACGGCAGCGGATCTGTTCCAGGCGGTTCGACGGCTGATGGCGCCGGGCAACGGTCTGGCCTTCCGATACGGGGACGCGGATTGCGGTGCGTTGGTCTGCGGCGAATCGGCTCTTGCCTTCATGGGAAGACGCGCAGTCCTTCCGCTGAATCGGCCCACGGTGATCACGGCTCCGCAACAGGGGGGCCTGGGCGGTGAGCAGGCGTACGGGCGGGTCAGATCCGCCGCCCCAGAAGGCGACATCTGGGTGCGTTCCCACCATTCATTTACCCGCCGGGTGGCCGAGGGATTCTGTCGGCAGCCGGTCCGTTGTTGCCTGTACGACTGCCGAAAACGGACCGTACAGGAGATTCTGTTGGCCTTTGACCGGGGAAAGTGGCTGAGAGCCTCCGGTGCCAACTGTTCGTGTATATAAGTTGATTTTTCTTCATTTCCTGCGAATAGGGGCTGGAAAACCTCTTTTCAACCCCATTCACCGATGCTAATCTCAAATTTCTAACGGAACCGAAGGGGGGAACAATGACGCGGGATTTGTTCGACACCGATCAGTTCTTGGTCAGCCTTGCGCAAGACAGGGAGTTGGCCGAGGAACTTATCGATGCCTTCCTTGAGGACTGCCCCAAGCGCGTGGCGGAGCTGACCGAGGCTCTGGACGCGGGGGATGTAACCTCGGGGACAAAGCTGGCCCATTCGCTCAAGGGTATGTGCGGCGTGGTGCGCGCGGATGCCTTAAGCAGGCTGGCATTGGAAATCGAGTACGCCGGGCGCAACGGGGATCTGGACCTGATGCGTGAACGGTTTGGCGACTTCAACGGCTGCCTGGACCGGGCGCGGGAGCTTATGGTCCGTTTTCGAGAAGCCGGCTGAGTCGAACCCTGGATAAGAAAAAGGCCCGTCCACCGATCGGTGGACGGGCCTTTTTTTGTGCGCGTATCGCGGTTATTCCGCGTCTTTCTTCTCGGTATCGGCCTTGGGAGCCTCTTCGGTCGCCGGAGCGGCCTGGGCATCGTCGGCTGCCGGAGCGGCCGGAGCCTCAGCCTTGGGCGCTTCGGGCAGGGAGAAGTCCATGGTCACGTTGTCCATGGCGGCCACGATGTCCTTGGTGATGTCCACGGTTTCGCTGGAAGCGATCACGGCCTGCTTGCTCAGGATCAGGGCCAGGCCCTTTTCATTGCGGTAGTTCTCCAGGACTTCATTGAACTTGGCGTCAACCATGGCGACGATGCGCTGCTGCTCGGCGTTCATGGTCTGCTGCAGTTCGCCCATGGCCAGCTTGTAGGCAGCCACGGTCTCTTCGGTCTGGTTGGCCTGCATGGCCTTGTAGGCGGCTTCAGCCTTCTGCTGCAGGGGCTTGCCCATCTCCTGGAGGTGGGCCATGGCCTCGGTGGCCAGCTTGT is a genomic window of uncultured Pseudodesulfovibrio sp. containing:
- a CDS encoding EAL domain-containing protein, with protein sequence MAQEKTAHYLKYAPTRVLLPSALMLLLFAGSIFLYLLPSIEQALLESQKEKVVEITDTVTGTLVHLNNMAKRGEITLEYAKELGAEFVKETRYGPDAKDYFWITDMTPRMVMHPYRPDLNGQDLTDYRDKEGKRVFMEFLRAAKKSHDAFVDYYWQWHDRPEQIAHKLSHVRLFAPWGWIVGTGLYTDDVHARISVYRNHVALIFLGILLLSALLSLYVIRQTGISEKKKAQIQSQREKLVRVLQESEERYRTIADFGYDWEVWVGTDGIVNYCSPACLRITGHPPERFFEDPDLIREIIIPHDQDAWDAYLVEADSDRGDSLDFRIMTPDGKTRWLGVVGRAVSGIGGKPLGMRLSFRDITDRKAMEEQLRHQALHDPLTNLANRTLCLDRLSQAMRRAKRRENYFFAVVFLDLDRFKIINDSLGHRFGDMVLTETAIRLTGEMRLLDTVSRFGGDEFVLLLDELSSPGEAIRIIKRVRMRLSEPFRFNGNEVQTTASFGIVLSPVLDGKAADVLQHANIAMHRAKEAGRNRFKVFTERMLETAVDQLTLENDMRRGLANDEFYVVYQPIMDLPGSDIIGFEALARWDHPDRGSIPPVEFIPMAEESGLIVELGEWVLQQALRTLAVWRNETDGVDDIFMCVNLSSKQFARTDLDKIVVRMLERYDLPPDCLKLEITESSIMGNPESSLRILNRLRKAGVRFSIDDFGTGYSSLSQLQQLPVDTLKVDRTFISRMRTDPENMEIVKAVIALGHSLDLNVIAEGVEDPDQLCSLLNLACNSVQGFYFHEPMNAAKAKDLLKHRNQKTAEDTREKLEAARRNCSPDD
- a CDS encoding GGDEF domain-containing protein, with the protein product MTMDRTAPNTPKARYKALYAASILALAALLCVCFGMVYTLRLHPEGDHSRLMQLAYLCMVAGFFVLAAQGLLVYKKILTRMGMNAARADELAEQLERLTVMDALTQAYNRGKFEEVVTHELSNVRRYGLDLSGIMLDLDGFRAINQAHGYSAGDRLLANLAHYLNDKLRTNDFLFRWHGGKFIILCPHTDVDRAAIVAEKLRTLVGHKIFGGKIRVFLSLGVAQAGEEDTMESFLQRLQAGLAAAKNCGRNQVSVVRAQLLPF
- a CDS encoding nitroreductase family protein, which translates into the protein MFADKDICKRCGACQDECPFDLVVEDREGFPKLRPAAKKTCINCGHCVAVCPVGAVTLPEMPAVTSGLAPDQCGSLDRDLKLTPAQADQFLSGRRSVRSYRDKPVPEEVLTHLFSVASFAPSAKNGQPAQWIVTRTPQATRRLAGMTVEYMATNSIMPGVVKNWARGVDKILHGAPHVAVAHAPEDGFNPAEDCALAAAYLELSAHAHGLGACWAGFLMEVAEGCCNIRRELGIPEGHGVYAALMLGYPKYRYKRIPSRKTVEIDWLE
- a CDS encoding Hpt domain-containing protein — protein: MTRDLFDTDQFLVSLAQDRELAEELIDAFLEDCPKRVAELTEALDAGDVTSGTKLAHSLKGMCGVVRADALSRLALEIEYAGRNGDLDLMRERFGDFNGCLDRARELMVRFREAG
- a CDS encoding OmpH family outer membrane protein, whose translation is MKRILPLLFVALLALGLSACNQEQPIKIGVVDEAAAFKENKLATEAMAHLQEMGKPLQQKAEAAYKAMQANQTEETVAAYKLAMGELQQTMNAEQQRIVAMVDAKFNEVLENYRNEKGLALILSKQAVIASSETVDITKDIVAAMDNVTMDFSLPEAPKAEAPAAPAADDAQAAPATEEAPKADTEKKDAE